AAAATAAGGTTGAATGACCCGATAcaactgatttttctttcaagaagGGGGGTGATGTTGTTCATCTTAAACTTAGCAAAAGTAGGTTGAATCCGGGTCAAAATAGGTCACGATTTTTTGTGCGGCTGGTcagttgcacacacacacatacacgtcCGCCAGTGAAAGTGGTCCGTCCTTGACGCGTCTCGGATTGTAACACAGGTAGAAAAGGTGGGCACGCCAGAGAGCTCTCTCCGGCCGCAGACGACGAGCTTTTCTCTTATGGCCATTTAATTTCAaggactttcttcttctttttcttctaccaaGTCTCGACATATCCGGCCTTAAATTATCTCATTCACGAAGAAAGTTGTGTGTTTCTCGAAAAAATAGTGACAGCTGGTATAACACATTGGATGGGATAATCCGTCTCAATGGCTTAAAACCGATTTGAATTAAGAGGAttagagaaaataataatccaaGGCCATGGTTACTATAATATCAACAAAAGAGATGACCTCTGTGGACTGGAGCCGGAAATGTGTGTCCACACTTGAAACGCAGTTGCGTCTTTAATGTAAAAGATGGAAAATCCCTTCGGGccgggatttttttaaaacaatttaagtctaatattaatattttaaacagAATGACCAAGTTGGTTTTTACACAATATCCTGTTGGGGAAAACCCTCTGTTTTACGGAGCCTGGTACGAAATTCATTTTAATAGCAACGGGGAAGctctaaagaaagaaaaattccccAAGTGATTATAGGTAAATGACCCCCTTTCTTGTGTATCACCTGTCACGATCAGAGTTATCCATGGGATCGACGCAGGAAGCGGCACGACGTAGCAGTCGTATTTCTTGACTGATCATCTTTTCGTGATTcctaaatgaataaaaagaagaaaacaaaaattttcatcagcaggtgtgtgtgtgtgtgttgttgctacgtaaaaatacagaaacgaaaaaatgttccaactgataGCAAGAGTCTGACTCGATATGAAACATTTTGTGGCTTCCTTAGTCTGAAACCCATCATGGCGGAAGAAGGAAGCTGGCAACGTGACAAAAGAGGGTGATTGGACGAGACCAAGTTGAGCACGTGATGCACACGAGTATCGATCTTATTATTAGCTGCAAGAAAGTGAAAAATTTCTCAGCTGGGGGTGAATAATTcgacgaaaaaattatgattataCAAAACACTGGAATGTATAGGGCCtggagatgaaaaagaaaaaatttgggcAATGATATGGCTGATGGCTGCGAGGCTTTAACACCCTTGTTTGCCCGtgaggaaggaaaaagagatgaaaatgGATGGACATACATGGTAAtggaatgaatgaatttttcgtttttcaaagACAACAACGTCGATCCACCACCTGGAATGCTCTTGGCGGAAGGTTGAAGTTGAAAACGGCCAGCAGGAATTATATTCAAAAGTCTaggaaaggagagagagatggaaccTTGACCTACTCTCTCacttcgatttcttttctctctctctctcacgtatacattttgaatgtgaacACTCCTCCGAGTATAAAATCTAATCCAGACAACAACACACTAACATGGCGAAATTGGGTCAGATGATTACCTAGGTATAGCCAGTTCACAGGGTCTCTCAGCTGCTGATTTTTTCGGTCAGCCCAGACAGTCTGACGGCCACACTCGGTTGTTATTTGGCAAGTTTTACGTGGGTTTCTGCTGACGCCGGTCGTTTGCCttagaggaaaacaaaagaaaaaatgccgttgctactcacacacacacatgtatcaGTTTGGGCTGCAGCTTTGGACTCACACACAGCTGATGGGGGGAGGGCGAGAGATTCCGCCATTCTCCCGCTCTACATTTGCGCCGATGCCGATactagaattttattttctttcttcttcttctaatatCGACCGCATCTTGAACGCCATCTAACGGTCATTTCATGTTTTAGTTTAGTTCTCTTTGTCGCCGCTAgatgatgaatgaaaaaaagacgatACGTAATGGTCGTTTAATTTCGATGTCGTCACGCTTATTCCGGCCATCCGAAACGGGTCCATCGTCTAGTCCTAATAAGTTTTCACGACGGTGACCACACATCACCTGCGGGCAGAGGTTGCCTTTTTGACCTCATTCGATGGAAAAAGACACGAAAACATATCTCAAATGAGGATATGCTTCTGCCGGTTTCAGATAAACGATGACCTGTAACCTATATTTATAAAACTCTGCATGCATGCCGTCGAGACTGCTTTTCTCCAGTTCAAACTGTTCCTGCCGAGTTCAGTTTAAAGGGCTTTCTTTATGGCGATGCGTTCAACAAGACTTTGGCACCGTTTTAATGTTGACTACTTTCAGACTTCtggtttgctgctgctggttgaaATTGACTGGGCCAACAGGTCACCAGTGAAAGTACCGTATTGTGTGCAAGATTTTCATTCACGAACAACATACCAAGACACGGCCATCATCCATCGGGTAAACTGGAAACACCAGCTTTCTTCTCACGAATCTCGCCATTTACATATTACTTTCACCTTATGCTGCTGACAACGTGAAACTCGATCTTCCTCCATGACatttcttgttattattatgtgGAATGAATCGAAACCGACACAATCCaatgcttttgttttcttctttttctacttcaTTTCACTCACGACttgtttttttgatttccaGATTGCCATTTTTCCACCACAACGGCACAAATGCCCCGTTTTTGGATGTTTCGTGAAATGCTGCACTGTACATATATGAAGACATTGAAACAGCAGAGTTTTCCCATATAACGGTACGTATGTATAATCGGTCGGCAGACAGCCAGGAAGTTTTTCAAAAGTTCTCGTTCTTCATGTTTTATATGGACATTGTGCGTTTGTTTTTACCCAAACGTGATATAAATGATGCTGAACCGGTTGAAATGTGCCAACATTTTTGGCCAGTTAAATGGCCACGGGTGTGGTTATTCGCATATACATTTTTGGGGATATCTCAAAATCTGCCGAGTCATTTTGCTGATGCTTTCTTATTGTAAAGATTTTCACAAGGAAGTTTCGTGAACATTATCGTGATCGTTTCTGGGCTCCAggctttttaaaatgaactgCTGCATATTAGCAATATGCTAGTATTCCGTTACGATGAACTATTTATAGACAAGTtcgggatgctgagttgcacaaccgcaaaattaggatcgtgcgccaacgaGTTTTTGtaacgttgtggggatagtagaaagcgggttttttattatttaagcatagaattagttatctaatcttagaaatgttcaggattatcgttgtttagaacattctgctttttatagagtaattttaaatgtataattcagcttagtttacccattaaaattaaagaaagtccaagcctgggatgctgtttagtcttttcttgtgtgtttgagcttgtcacttgtcagcagatctgtcaaaaaacacaagaaaagactaaacagcatcccaggcttggactttctttaattttaatgggtaaactaagctgaattatacatttaaaattactctataaaaagcagaatgttctaaacaacgataatcctgaacatttctaagattagataagtaattctatgcttaaataataaaaaacccgctttctactatccccacaacgttaCAAAAACtcgttggcgcacgatcctaattttgcggttgtgcaactcagcatcccgaACTTGTCTATAGCATTTACGCAACTACTTTTGCAGTAATAATATTTTCCGTTCACTTGAACTTTTATGCAAATGTCTCGTACTACAGATCTGCCAGCAGTtataaatcattttcaaatataaCATCGATCCATCATCGTGGCTTAGTAGGCTCTATATTTATGCCAATTATCTCGTTGCTTTTGACTTGCAACAGACCTTCGTAACGTTTTGGATAtttgttaccttttttttgaaatattcttAACCTAATAAACTTTCTTTGTCCATGGAAATGTGGCTCTAAATGGCACATTCACGCcatgagaaaaggaaagttaTTGTTTCTGGTAACATGTTGTGTTGACAATGAAATAGATTGTCGTATTTCTCAACGTTGCACTGATGGGCGACAACGCAAAAGAATAACATTATATGCAGTAAGCTTTTAATTGTCATGACAACTCAAAGATACACAAATAATAAGCGTAATTGCCATTAACTAATTGCAGATCAATTATAGATCTCTGAAGAATATCTGCTGTCCTTCAACACACAAAACAAGGTCAGAATTCTACGTATTAGCTTTTGCGCACTGCAATTTATATGTTATACCAATTCATTGATTGCGTTGCACTCGTATAATAATGCCCTGCTCATCACCTGTCTAGACAAATTATTCTGTATGACATCTTGATTGATTTAAGTGATTCATTTCCAACATTAACACCAGGATCGGCAAACGAGAAAAATGCCGTTGCATCGCAGTTGGATGCACAGTTTGTAAAACACCATGGGTCTAGAAcgtttaaacattttattcTTCTTGATTAACGCCACTGGCATGTTGCCCTACCGAATGATATtggataagaaaaagaaacggttcGAACGCTTTGATATCGGATGGCGTCACCCGGTTACATGGTGGTTTGTAGTCGTTTTAATTACCCAGCTCATTTATACACCTTACATGACCACCATGTCAGTTCTCAACGAAATTTCTCAAAGTAAAAATGAGTCTGTCATTTACATAATGACGACGGTTTTGTGGTTCGTTTGTTACGGAATAGTCAAACTTATTCCTACTATCCTTCTCTTCCGCGTTGGGGACTTCATAACGGCATTAACTGATCTGAAGAAAGTCGATCGAATTCTTGACAATATTCCAAACAATCAATGTTGGAGTAGACAGCGCACAGTTATTGGCTTTGTATGCGGAATCAGTATGGTGAGTTAAATGTCAAAAAATCATTTCGTGtgttattaattttctttataaaaacTACCCGATACAGATAGTAACTATGCAGATTAGCGCCAGTTATCAGACGATACTTCCGgttgagaagaaagaaatattacTTTATTTCTTCGAgtttttcatcaattttatAACATCACTTCAGTTAACTACATGGCTTCTTTTGATCCATTTAACTTACTACAACATCGCTCATCGTATTGCTATTCTGGCATATTTTGTTGATGATCAAGAGCCTATCCGAGGTGGAAAGAAGATTACTGTCGTTCCAGTAAAGGCTATTACTATCGGACCCGACACTGGGCAACTAAGCTTCCGTCTCCAGAAAGTCGACTACGCATTCGATCGATTGGCTAAGACGTGCAATCAACTCAAATCCATTTTCTCATTCCCAGCTCTTCTAATTCTATTGACATCATTTTTAAGTTGTaccatcaacatttttctgttgttgcatTACTTCATTCAGCCGAATTCAGcgcaaaacaatattttattctatttgGTGCTGTTAACTAGTCAAATTGGTATGGCTTTGGTAATTGTTGTATCTGCTGGTTTGCCCGCTCAGGaggtattttaaaa
This sequence is a window from Daphnia pulicaria isolate SC F1-1A chromosome 7, SC_F0-13Bv2, whole genome shotgun sequence. Protein-coding genes within it:
- the LOC124349752 gene encoding uncharacterized protein LOC124349752 — its product is MGLERLNILFFLINATGMLPYRMILDKKKKRFERFDIGWRHPVTWWFVVVLITQLIYTPYMTTMSVLNEISQSKNESVIYIMTTVLWFVCYGIVKLIPTILLFRVGDFITALTDLKKVDRILDNIPNNQCWSRQRTVIGFVCGISMIVTMQISASYQTILPVEKKEILLYFFEFFINFITSLQLTTWLLLIHLTYYNIAHRIAILAYFVDDQEPIRGGKKITVVPVKAITIGPDTGQLSFRLQKVDYAFDRLAKTCNQLKSIFSFPALLILLTSFLSCTINIFLLLHYFIQPNSAQNNILFYLVLLTSQIGMALVIVVSAGLPAQEVKRLRGKFLRLSTKEIDLNDEAQCAAIVMALSEERVQLSAGGLMPIGKELLPSLTATVITYLVILLQNAINKKAIQDKGTAV